One stretch of Bremerella cremea DNA includes these proteins:
- a CDS encoding Glu/Leu/Phe/Val dehydrogenase dimerization domain-containing protein → MSEIRVLVVEDNPLQAALIQELLAQSVDTRFELDLFENLETALNCLSKKKFDAILLDLTLPDSEGLTTFIRMHEAATGVPVVVLTGNDDWSLAAKAVEAGAQDYLIKGKIDGNRLARALRLAVKRTHAEQQEWNSPMLHLAQQQFLKAAQIMGLDENLRERLLFPQRTLVVTLPFRRDNYTQVETVFGYRVQHLLTMGPTKGGIRYHEDVGLGEVSALAMWMSWKCALMRLPFGGAKGGVRIDPTELTGHELQRLTRRYTMEIIDMIGPDKDIPAPDMGTDEQVMAWLMDTYSQQMGHSVPTIVTGKPVSLGGSLGRREATGRGLVYVIEEAAKVMGLPIQGATAVVQGFGNVGSNTARLLEELGVKVVGVSDVSTGLYNPKGLSVTDLLQYAHDHRVLKGYPHADEVTNQELLELPCDILAPCALQNQITERNAEKLNCKLVAEGANGPTSLEADEILKERGIFVIPDVLGNAGGVTVSYFEWVQGTQNYMWTLEEINSRLKKILVDAFQRTSSRAESSNLDFRTAALIEGIERVAEAKLKRGLFP, encoded by the coding sequence ATGTCGGAAATTCGCGTTCTAGTGGTGGAAGATAACCCACTTCAAGCAGCGCTCATTCAGGAATTGTTGGCCCAAAGTGTTGATACCCGCTTCGAGCTCGACCTCTTTGAAAACCTAGAGACGGCCCTCAATTGTCTCAGTAAGAAGAAGTTTGACGCGATATTGCTCGACTTGACACTTCCCGATAGCGAAGGACTTACCACCTTTATTCGGATGCACGAGGCTGCTACCGGCGTGCCGGTGGTGGTTTTGACCGGAAACGACGATTGGTCGCTGGCCGCCAAGGCGGTGGAAGCAGGCGCCCAAGACTATCTGATTAAAGGCAAGATCGACGGTAATCGGCTGGCCAGGGCTTTGCGTCTGGCGGTCAAACGAACGCATGCCGAGCAGCAGGAATGGAATTCGCCGATGCTGCACCTGGCGCAGCAGCAATTCTTAAAAGCGGCCCAGATCATGGGGCTCGACGAGAACCTGCGCGAACGGCTGCTGTTTCCTCAACGAACGCTTGTCGTCACCCTCCCCTTCCGCCGAGATAACTACACCCAGGTCGAAACCGTGTTCGGTTATCGCGTGCAGCACTTGCTGACCATGGGGCCGACCAAAGGGGGTATTCGCTATCACGAAGATGTTGGCCTGGGCGAAGTGTCCGCGCTGGCGATGTGGATGAGCTGGAAATGTGCGTTGATGCGTCTTCCTTTCGGTGGCGCCAAAGGTGGCGTCCGAATCGATCCGACCGAACTGACCGGGCACGAACTGCAACGCCTGACCCGACGTTACACGATGGAAATCATCGACATGATCGGGCCCGACAAAGACATTCCGGCCCCAGACATGGGGACGGACGAACAAGTCATGGCGTGGCTGATGGATACCTACAGCCAGCAAATGGGTCACTCGGTTCCGACCATTGTTACCGGCAAGCCGGTCTCTCTGGGAGGTTCACTCGGACGGCGAGAAGCCACCGGGCGAGGGCTGGTTTATGTGATCGAAGAAGCGGCCAAGGTGATGGGGCTTCCTATCCAAGGGGCCACCGCCGTCGTGCAAGGTTTTGGTAATGTCGGTAGCAATACGGCTCGGTTGCTGGAAGAACTGGGAGTGAAAGTGGTGGGCGTCAGCGACGTTTCAACCGGCTTATACAACCCCAAAGGGCTTTCGGTGACCGACTTGTTGCAGTACGCCCATGACCACCGCGTGCTGAAAGGGTATCCTCATGCCGACGAAGTCACGAACCAAGAGTTGCTTGAGTTGCCGTGCGATATTTTGGCACCGTGTGCATTGCAAAATCAGATTACCGAGCGGAATGCCGAGAAGCTGAATTGCAAGCTGGTGGCCGAAGGTGCCAATGGCCCGACAAGCCTGGAAGCGGACGAGATCCTGAAAGAACGTGGGATCTTCGTCATTCCGGACGTGCTTGGCAACGCAGGCGGCGTGACGGTTTCGTACTTCGAGTGGGTCCAAGGAACACAAAACTACATGTGGACGTTGGAAGAAATCAACTCGCGGTTGAAGAAGATTCTGGTCGATGCTTTCCAGCGGACTTCAAGCCGAGCCGAAAGCTCGAATCTTGACTTCCGCACGGCGGCTTTGATTGAAGGAATC